A DNA window from Synergistota bacterium contains the following coding sequences:
- the glnA gene encoding type I glutamate--ammonia ligase, giving the protein MKKHDEAKEYVLKVVKERNIKFIKLWFTDILGFLKSFTITAEELPGALEYGVGFDGSSVEGFVRIEESDMLAMPDPTTFCILPWRPKEYGVARMFCDVFNSDGTPFEGDPRYVLKRNLKKAAEKGFTYYVGPELEYFYFKSSDGTEFLDFGGYFDATPLDLAIDLRRQTVLMLNEMGITVEVSHHEVAYSQHEIDIKYADALTMADNVMTHKMVVKQVALMNNVYATFMPKPVYGINGSGMHVHQSLFKNGKNAFYDPNGYYGLSKTGLAFVAGLLKYSPEITAVTCQWVNSYKRLIPGYEAPAYICWGRKNRSALVRVPAVSEGMENATRVEYRAPDPACNPYLAFSVMLAAGLKGIEENLEPPKPVEVDVYDLTEEERERLGIETLPGSLGEAVSIMEKSELVRECLGDHVFESFIRNKKKEWDIYRAQVTEFELKRYLPIL; this is encoded by the coding sequence ATGAAGAAACACGATGAGGCGAAGGAATATGTTCTTAAGGTAGTTAAGGAGCGTAATATTAAGTTTATCAAGCTCTGGTTTACGGATATTTTAGGTTTCTTAAAAAGCTTTACTATAACGGCTGAGGAGCTTCCTGGGGCTTTAGAGTACGGAGTTGGCTTTGATGGTTCATCAGTAGAAGGCTTTGTGCGAATCGAAGAGAGCGATATGTTGGCAATGCCTGATCCTACAACATTTTGTATTCTTCCATGGCGTCCTAAAGAATATGGTGTGGCAAGGATGTTTTGTGATGTTTTTAATTCTGATGGGACGCCCTTCGAAGGAGATCCTCGTTACGTTTTGAAACGCAATCTTAAGAAAGCGGCAGAGAAAGGCTTTACTTATTATGTTGGTCCAGAATTGGAGTATTTTTATTTTAAATCATCTGATGGTACAGAGTTTTTAGATTTTGGGGGATATTTTGACGCAACGCCTCTTGACTTAGCAATAGATTTAAGGCGACAGACGGTTCTTATGCTTAATGAGATGGGAATAACAGTTGAAGTTAGTCATCATGAAGTAGCATATAGTCAGCATGAAATTGATATAAAATATGCTGATGCTTTAACCATGGCAGATAATGTTATGACTCATAAGATGGTTGTTAAACAGGTTGCTCTTATGAATAATGTATATGCTACATTTATGCCTAAACCTGTCTATGGTATTAATGGTAGTGGAATGCATGTTCATCAGTCGCTTTTTAAGAATGGGAAAAACGCCTTTTATGATCCTAATGGATATTACGGACTTTCTAAGACAGGTCTTGCTTTTGTTGCTGGATTATTAAAGTACTCTCCAGAAATTACTGCAGTGACTTGTCAGTGGGTTAACTCGTATAAACGCTTGATCCCAGGTTATGAAGCACCAGCATATATATGTTGGGGTAGAAAAAATCGCTCCGCCTTAGTACGTGTTCCCGCTGTTTCTGAGGGTATGGAAAATGCTACTCGTGTGGAGTATAGAGCTCCTGATCCAGCATGTAATCCTTATCTTGCTTTTTCAGTTATGTTAGCTGCTGGTCTCAAGGGCATTGAGGAGAATCTGGAGCCACCTAAACCAGTGGAAGTCGATGTATATGATTTGACTGAGGAAGAGAGAGAAAGACTTGGCATAGAGACCTTGCCGGGTAGTTTGGGTGAGGCTGTATCTATTATGGAAAAAAGCGAGCTTGTCAGAGAGTGTTTAGGAGATCATGTTTTTGAAAGTTTTATTCGTAATAAGAAAAAGGAGTGGGATATATACCGTGCGCAGGTAACCGAATTTGAGCTTAAGAGATATTTGCCAATACTATAG
- a CDS encoding response regulator transcription factor, which produces MKIILLVEPEDSKRVSENLVRKGFEVCILDSIDELIDRVKEEPFDVVVCDFELLFSYNRGLLNEVKNKNAISKMGIPLLAIVSKDSLRWFSEEVYFTDFIVKPFVIEELLIRILRLTRIKEQVSEGVRVIRCGDLYIDEERCKVIFKGRVISLTFKEYELLRLLVLNKGKVFRREELLSKLWGYDYYGGDRTVDTHISRLRNKLGDYDHRYIQTVRNIGYKFSEGEEDEEA; this is translated from the coding sequence GTGAAAATTATTTTGCTGGTTGAGCCTGAGGATAGTAAGAGAGTATCTGAAAACCTGGTTAGAAAGGGATTTGAAGTGTGTATTTTAGATAGTATAGATGAGTTAATTGATAGGGTTAAAGAAGAGCCTTTTGATGTTGTGGTGTGTGATTTTGAGCTCCTTTTCTCTTATAACAGGGGATTGTTGAACGAAGTTAAGAATAAAAATGCTATTTCTAAAATGGGTATCCCGTTGTTGGCTATTGTTTCTAAAGATAGTCTAAGGTGGTTTTCTGAGGAAGTTTATTTTACGGATTTCATAGTTAAGCCTTTTGTTATTGAGGAGCTTTTGATAAGAATTTTAAGACTTACCAGGATTAAAGAACAAGTTAGTGAAGGAGTAAGAGTAATAAGGTGTGGGGATCTTTATATAGATGAGGAAAGATGCAAGGTTATTTTTAAGGGAAGGGTTATATCATTGACTTTTAAAGAGTACGAGCTTCTAAGGCTTCTTGTCTTAAATAAAGGTAAGGTTTTTAGGAGAGAGGAGCTTTTAAGTAAACTTTGGGGATATGATTACTATGGTGGGGATAGGACAGTAGATACTCATATAAGTAGGTTGAGGAATAAGTTAGGGGACTATGATCATAGGTATATCCAGACTGTAAGAAATATAGGATATAAATTTAGCGAAGGTGAAGAGGATGAGGAAGCTTAG
- a CDS encoding NAD+ synthase, translating into MRKLRIGLAQLNSIVGDFNHNVYKICEFIKEGKSKKVDLLCFPELAITGYPPEDLLLKPAFIRDNLAALSKVAEFTKGLNLAILLGFVDVDSDIYNAAALLYDGDIKCIYRKMFLPNYGVFDEERYFKAGNTPVLFELLGVKVGITICEDIWYSIGPAIAEVLNGAELIVNISASPYQIGKRDLRERMLSIRALDMVTPIAYVNLVGGQDELVFDGYSLVLDGEGKIIARGDGFEECLLVVDLLFEEVPKNRLRDPRLRKEKIRSMLMHGEVKFVFINGCLKEEKPIISTYMGRALDFPEEVYRALVLGTRDYVKKNGFKKALVGLSGGIDSSLVATIAVDALGAQNVIGVYMPSRYSSFTSMEDAERLAFNLGIEFRVISIDSIFQVYLDVLSSHFSGTEPDATEENIQARIRGNILMALSNKFGWLVLTTGNKSEMACGYATLYGDMAGGFAVIKDVPKMLVYKLASWRNEVEGREIIPKRIFEKPPSAELKPDQKDSDTLPPYDLLDMIIEGYIEKNLSLEEIVSLGLDASIVRRVVGMIDRSEYKRRQAPPGIKITQLSFGKDRRFPITNRYKESLGL; encoded by the coding sequence ATGAGGAAGCTTAGAATAGGTTTGGCTCAACTAAACTCTATCGTGGGCGATTTCAATCATAACGTTTATAAAATTTGTGAATTTATTAAAGAAGGAAAATCTAAAAAAGTTGATTTATTGTGTTTCCCGGAGTTGGCTATAACTGGTTATCCTCCTGAAGATTTGCTTCTTAAGCCAGCATTTATAAGGGATAATTTAGCAGCGCTTTCGAAGGTTGCTGAATTTACAAAAGGATTAAACCTTGCTATATTATTGGGGTTCGTAGATGTGGATTCAGATATATATAATGCTGCAGCTTTGCTATACGATGGAGATATTAAATGCATTTATCGTAAAATGTTTCTTCCTAATTATGGAGTTTTTGATGAGGAAAGGTATTTTAAAGCTGGAAATACTCCTGTTCTCTTCGAGTTGCTTGGGGTAAAAGTTGGTATAACTATATGTGAGGATATTTGGTATTCTATTGGGCCTGCTATAGCCGAAGTGTTAAATGGCGCGGAACTCATAGTTAACATAAGCGCTTCTCCTTATCAGATTGGTAAAAGGGATCTTAGGGAGAGAATGCTCTCTATAAGAGCGCTTGATATGGTTACTCCTATAGCCTATGTAAATTTGGTAGGTGGTCAAGATGAGCTAGTTTTTGATGGATATAGCTTGGTTTTAGACGGGGAAGGCAAGATTATAGCTCGCGGTGACGGTTTTGAAGAGTGCCTGCTTGTGGTTGACCTATTATTTGAGGAAGTGCCTAAAAATAGACTTCGTGATCCAAGGCTTCGTAAAGAAAAAATACGAAGTATGTTGATGCATGGTGAGGTTAAGTTTGTTTTTATTAACGGATGCCTTAAGGAAGAAAAACCAATTATCTCTACTTATATGGGAAGGGCTTTGGATTTTCCTGAAGAAGTATACAGAGCCTTAGTTTTGGGAACGCGGGATTACGTTAAGAAAAACGGGTTTAAAAAAGCTTTGGTGGGGCTTTCTGGCGGAATAGATTCTAGCCTTGTCGCTACTATAGCTGTTGATGCCCTTGGAGCTCAAAATGTAATTGGAGTTTATATGCCTTCGCGTTATTCTTCTTTTACAAGTATGGAAGATGCAGAAAGACTTGCTTTCAATTTGGGGATAGAGTTTAGAGTTATATCTATTGATTCGATCTTTCAAGTTTACCTTGATGTTCTCTCGTCTCATTTCAGTGGCACTGAACCTGATGCCACTGAGGAAAATATTCAAGCGAGGATAAGAGGCAATATTTTAATGGCTTTATCAAATAAGTTTGGTTGGTTGGTTTTAACTACAGGGAATAAAAGTGAGATGGCCTGTGGTTATGCTACTCTTTATGGTGATATGGCTGGGGGATTTGCTGTTATAAAGGATGTTCCTAAGATGCTTGTTTATAAGCTTGCTAGTTGGAGAAATGAGGTAGAAGGAAGAGAAATTATTCCTAAAAGGATTTTTGAAAAACCCCCATCGGCGGAGCTAAAGCCTGATCAAAAAGATAGTGATACATTGCCTCCTTATGATCTGCTTGATATGATAATCGAAGGATATATTGAGAAAAACCTTTCTCTCGAGGAAATAGTATCTTTAGGTTTAGATGCTAGTATTGTAAGACGAGTTGTTGGAATGATAGATAGAAGTGAGTATAAACGTCGCCAGGCCCCTCCTGGTATTAAAATAACACAGCTTTCCTTTGGTAAAGATAGACGTTTTCCTATAACGAATCGCTATAAAGAAAGCCTCGGTTTGTAA
- a CDS encoding P-II family nitrogen regulator yields the protein MKKIEAFIRPEKFEGLRESIKNLKGYSGMSVTRVEGHGRQKGLVEQFRGREFKVEFLPKIKVEIVCSDENLSEIVDCLLKSAYTGDIGDGKIFIYEVVDAVRIRTGERGEKAL from the coding sequence ATGAAGAAAATAGAAGCTTTTATTAGGCCGGAAAAATTTGAGGGTTTAAGAGAAAGCATTAAGAATCTAAAGGGATACTCTGGTATGAGTGTTACCCGAGTTGAAGGACATGGAAGACAGAAGGGTTTGGTTGAGCAATTTAGGGGAAGGGAATTTAAGGTGGAGTTTTTGCCTAAAATCAAGGTAGAGATAGTTTGTTCGGATGAGAATCTTAGCGAGATTGTAGATTGTTTGTTAAAGAGTGCGTATACTGGAGATATTGGAGATGGAAAGATTTTTATCTACGAAGTTGTTGATGCTGTGAGAATAAGAACAGGTGAGAGGGGTGAAAAGGCCCTTTAG